In the Colwellia sp. 20A7 genome, one interval contains:
- the mutL gene encoding DNA mismatch repair endonuclease MutL: MTIAILPARLANQIAAGEVVERPASVIKELVENSLDAGATNINIEVDKGGVKRIRISDNGVGIAKDELTLALSRHATSKIKDLSDLEAINSLGFRGEALASISSVARLTLTSKPKNQETAWQATAEGRDMAVTVQPAAHPDGTTIEVLDLFFNTPARRKFLRTEKTEFNHIDEVIRRIALACFEVSFSLTHNGKMIRQYRAAITKAQSAKRVAMVCGQKFVEHAVEVHCQHDDMLFSGWLAKPSFARNQNDLCYSYVNGRMMRDKLINHAIRQAYADLLPPDTYPAFVLFLTLDHSEVDVNVHPAKHEVRFHQSRYVHDFIYSVCHKALMENNQLLDFQEEHLPTENQVEPVHESVQYDRPDYVKPLAQMSEQHINEKAYSPRSATTNNYTASPGITKSAVDNYQKLMTPIVHDKRDSINQIDVSEASNVTTVPEPLHHIEAFFIAIEQGQYGIFKQDDSLRLLSLSSLAYQLHKNKILLHWQLSETKPNKGLISQPLLLPVVIKLSEQQVLTVQHYQVELELAGIVVTINNKGNKGNKGRVQIRQFPALLREQDVSTSFIQIIEKLSSFEHSDKPQKESDSNIISAVASVMIAQHYTEEQAEVLWLEAEKALPTQKIDTILLKSVPLDLTSQVKQLISITELDVTH; this comes from the coding sequence ATGACAATAGCGATACTCCCAGCACGATTAGCGAACCAAATAGCGGCTGGTGAAGTCGTAGAAAGGCCTGCTTCAGTTATTAAAGAGCTTGTTGAAAATAGCTTAGATGCGGGTGCAACTAATATAAATATTGAGGTTGATAAAGGTGGTGTTAAGCGTATTCGTATTAGTGATAATGGCGTTGGCATTGCAAAAGACGAATTAACATTAGCATTAAGTCGTCATGCCACGAGTAAAATAAAAGATTTAAGTGATTTAGAAGCAATAAATAGCCTAGGTTTTCGTGGTGAAGCATTAGCAAGTATCAGTTCAGTGGCAAGGTTAACATTAACGTCGAAGCCTAAAAACCAAGAGACAGCGTGGCAAGCAACTGCTGAAGGTCGTGATATGGCAGTGACTGTACAACCTGCAGCACATCCCGATGGTACAACAATAGAAGTATTAGATTTGTTTTTTAATACACCAGCAAGACGTAAGTTTTTACGTACTGAAAAAACAGAATTTAATCATATCGATGAAGTCATACGACGCATTGCGCTAGCATGTTTTGAGGTTAGTTTTTCTTTAACACATAACGGAAAAATGATTCGTCAATATCGCGCTGCGATTACTAAAGCACAAAGTGCCAAGCGTGTCGCTATGGTTTGTGGACAAAAGTTTGTTGAACATGCAGTAGAAGTTCACTGTCAGCATGATGATATGTTGTTTTCTGGTTGGTTAGCAAAACCAAGCTTTGCTCGTAATCAAAATGATCTTTGTTATAGCTATGTTAATGGCAGAATGATGCGTGATAAATTAATTAATCATGCAATTCGCCAAGCCTATGCCGATTTATTACCACCAGATACGTATCCTGCGTTTGTTTTATTTTTAACACTTGATCATAGTGAAGTCGATGTAAATGTACACCCAGCCAAACATGAAGTACGTTTTCATCAAAGCCGCTATGTTCATGACTTTATTTACTCTGTGTGCCATAAAGCATTGATGGAAAATAATCAGCTCTTAGATTTTCAGGAAGAGCACTTGCCAACAGAGAACCAAGTTGAGCCGGTACATGAAAGTGTACAATATGATCGGCCTGATTATGTAAAACCATTAGCTCAAATGAGTGAGCAGCATATAAATGAAAAAGCATACAGCCCACGTTCAGCGACAACAAATAATTATACGGCTAGTCCAGGAATAACTAAATCTGCGGTAGATAATTATCAAAAACTGATGACTCCAATAGTGCATGATAAAAGGGATTCCATAAATCAAATTGACGTGTCAGAAGCTTCTAACGTTACCACCGTACCCGAACCCTTGCATCATATTGAAGCGTTTTTTATTGCTATTGAACAAGGGCAATATGGCATTTTCAAACAAGACGATAGTTTACGCTTACTTTCATTGTCATCGTTGGCATACCAATTACATAAAAATAAAATTTTATTACATTGGCAGCTAAGTGAAACAAAGCCTAATAAGGGATTAATTAGCCAACCGTTACTCTTACCTGTTGTGATAAAACTATCAGAACAGCAAGTATTGACCGTACAACACTATCAGGTTGAATTAGAATTAGCGGGTATTGTGGTTACCATCAATAATAAAGGCAATAAAGGCAATAAAGGGCGAGTACAAATAAGGCAATTTCCGGCGTTACTACGTGAACAAGATGTTAGTACGAGTTTTATTCAAATTATCGAAAAATTATCATCATTTGAACACAGTGATAAACCACAAAAAGAAAGTGATAGTAATATTATTTCTGCTGTAGCGAGCGTTATGATTGCTCAACACTATACTGAAGAGCAAGCCGAAGTTTTGTGGTTAGAAGCGGAAAAAGCATTACCAACACAAAAAATAGACACCATACTCTTGAAATCTGTCCCGCTAGACCTTACATCTCAAGTTAAGCAATTAATATCTATTACTGAGTTAGACGTAACGCATTAG
- a CDS encoding N-acetylmuramoyl-L-alanine amidase, producing the protein MRLLPSIASIVFWLLLVVVSLCANNALAGTNSINGIRVWPAPENTRIVFDLKDKPDYKYFTLSKPDRLVIDFKNTQNNVTLKTLADNDPRIQVFRTSTSKSTGTTRLVLELSKTYPLTVFPLAPAGQYGDRLVIDLHDKNKSTPVIESTSSNGQRDIIIAIVAGHGGEDPGSIGAKGTYEKRVTLSIAKKLAKMIDQREGFKAAMIRTGDYYVTHSRKTELARESKADLLISIHADAFVSPKPSGASVLVQSSRRANSEFTRWIANRQDESELLGGAGDTIKLTKDKNLAFTLADMKKEYTMASSYEFALHVIKELKQVTKLHKKEPEGLSLAVLKSSDIPSVLIETGFISNPTEEKNLNSRTHQTKLANAIFKAVDSYFTNNIPQGTLLAATTMRKHKVRSGESLSVLAQRYKISVARIKAVNKLKSNVLRIGQTLKIPRAG; encoded by the coding sequence ATGCGCTTGTTACCCTCCATAGCTTCTATTGTATTTTGGCTTTTATTAGTTGTTGTATCGTTGTGTGCAAATAATGCGTTAGCCGGCACCAATAGCATTAACGGTATTCGAGTTTGGCCGGCACCAGAAAATACACGTATTGTTTTCGATCTTAAAGACAAACCTGATTACAAATACTTTACGTTAAGTAAGCCTGATCGTTTAGTTATTGATTTTAAAAACACTCAAAATAATGTCACACTAAAAACACTCGCTGACAATGACCCACGTATTCAGGTATTTCGAACCAGTACTTCTAAATCAACAGGAACTACACGTTTAGTTTTAGAATTATCGAAAACCTACCCGCTAACCGTTTTTCCCTTAGCACCTGCTGGACAGTATGGTGATAGATTAGTAATTGATTTACATGATAAAAATAAATCTACGCCTGTTATAGAAAGCACAAGTTCAAATGGTCAACGGGATATAATTATTGCTATTGTTGCCGGGCATGGCGGTGAAGACCCGGGTTCTATTGGTGCTAAAGGTACCTATGAAAAACGTGTAACCCTGTCAATTGCCAAAAAGCTTGCGAAGATGATTGATCAAAGAGAAGGCTTTAAAGCCGCTATGATCAGAACGGGCGATTACTATGTAACACATAGCAGAAAAACAGAATTAGCGAGAGAAAGTAAAGCTGATTTACTTATTTCTATTCATGCAGACGCTTTTGTATCTCCTAAGCCGAGTGGCGCTTCAGTGCTAGTGCAGTCATCTAGACGGGCTAACTCTGAATTTACTCGCTGGATTGCCAATAGGCAAGATGAGTCGGAGCTGCTAGGTGGGGCAGGAGACACCATCAAATTAACGAAAGATAAAAATTTAGCCTTTACACTTGCTGACATGAAAAAAGAATACACTATGGCAAGTAGTTATGAATTTGCATTGCATGTTATTAAAGAACTAAAGCAAGTAACTAAGCTTCATAAAAAAGAGCCTGAGGGCTTGAGTTTAGCAGTTTTGAAATCATCTGATATTCCCTCTGTCTTGATAGAAACAGGTTTTATTTCTAATCCAACCGAAGAAAAAAATCTTAATAGTAGAACTCATCAGACAAAGCTTGCGAATGCTATTTTTAAAGCCGTTGATAGCTATTTTACTAACAATATTCCGCAAGGTACGTTATTAGCTGCAACAACGATGAGAAAGCACAAAGTTCGCAGTGGTGAATCGTTATCTGTACTTGCTCAACGTTATAAAATATCAGTCGCAAGAATTAAAGCGGTTAACAAATTAAAATCTAACGTACTTCGTATTGGTCAAACATTAAAAATACCCCGTGCAGGCTAG
- the tsaE gene encoding tRNA (adenosine(37)-N6)-threonylcarbamoyltransferase complex ATPase subunit type 1 TsaE yields MKKLEYLLPDEAATIAIGDNLAKVLHWQNEQQQAQQSLVVFLNGDLGAGKTTLTRGFVRGMGHKGNVKSPTYTLVEPYELTPWQVYHFDLYRLSDPEELEYMGIRDYFADNCCCFIEWPEKGAGLLANADIIINMVYQNEQRVIDLQACSKRGEDVLQQLALTYG; encoded by the coding sequence ATGAAAAAGTTAGAGTACCTTTTACCCGATGAAGCCGCGACAATTGCTATTGGCGATAATTTAGCTAAAGTACTACATTGGCAAAATGAGCAACAACAGGCACAGCAATCTCTTGTAGTCTTTTTAAATGGCGACTTGGGAGCTGGAAAAACAACACTTACACGCGGTTTTGTTCGTGGAATGGGGCATAAAGGCAATGTAAAAAGCCCGACTTATACCTTGGTTGAACCTTATGAATTAACGCCTTGGCAAGTGTATCATTTTGATCTGTATCGTTTAAGTGATCCTGAAGAATTAGAATATATGGGAATTCGCGATTATTTCGCTGATAATTGCTGTTGCTTTATTGAATGGCCAGAAAAAGGCGCTGGCCTCTTGGCTAATGCGGATATAATCATTAATATGGTTTATCAGAATGAACAACGAGTGATCGATTTACAAGCTTGTTCTAAACGAGGTGAAGATGTTTTACAACAATTAGCATTAACATATGGTTAA
- the queG gene encoding tRNA epoxyqueuosine(34) reductase QueG, protein MTKTTSDTHTLNYSQLAENIHCWGKELGFSQLGITDIDLSKHEKGLEEWLANGYHGNMDYMARHGLMRARPAELVPGTVRVISVRLDYLPTDAKCARILKAKDHAYISRYALGRDYHKLMRKRLQSLGKKIAEHCEDFNFRPFVDSAPVLERPLAEKAGLGWIGKHSLLLNKEAGSWFFLGELLIDIPLPVTLIEPKKTEKSTNDCGSCVACIKICPTKAIVEPYVVDARRCISYFTIESPDPIPIELRPLMGNRIYGCDDCQLICPWNKYAKLSLEDDFQARNKLDEITLLTLFSWSETYFLDVFQGSPIRRIGFQSWQRNIAVALGNAPWDTEIVQALEDKLPLSSELVAEHIHWAIAQQNLRKPDKDVMNKSPIERLNARLIRSVEKGLPRDA, encoded by the coding sequence ATGACAAAAACAACCTCAGATACTCATACTCTTAACTATTCCCAATTGGCCGAAAATATCCATTGTTGGGGTAAAGAATTAGGCTTTTCTCAATTAGGTATTACCGATATTGACCTATCCAAGCATGAAAAAGGCCTTGAGGAATGGTTAGCAAATGGTTATCACGGCAATATGGATTATATGGCTCGCCATGGCTTAATGCGGGCACGTCCTGCAGAGTTAGTACCAGGAACGGTTAGAGTTATTAGTGTTAGATTAGATTATTTGCCTACCGACGCCAAGTGCGCTCGTATTTTAAAAGCAAAAGATCACGCTTATATTAGCCGTTACGCATTAGGTCGAGATTATCATAAACTCATGCGAAAACGCCTGCAATCATTAGGTAAAAAAATTGCTGAACATTGTGAAGATTTTAATTTTCGCCCATTTGTTGATTCTGCACCAGTATTAGAACGTCCCTTAGCTGAAAAAGCGGGTTTAGGCTGGATAGGTAAACACAGTTTATTACTCAACAAAGAAGCAGGATCGTGGTTTTTTCTCGGTGAGTTGCTTATTGATATACCATTGCCGGTAACATTAATTGAACCTAAAAAAACAGAAAAATCAACGAATGATTGTGGCAGCTGCGTAGCCTGCATAAAAATATGCCCCACCAAAGCCATTGTAGAGCCCTATGTAGTTGATGCTAGACGCTGCATTTCTTATTTTACCATTGAATCTCCTGATCCTATTCCAATAGAATTGAGACCATTAATGGGTAATAGAATTTATGGTTGTGACGATTGCCAACTTATTTGTCCTTGGAACAAATACGCAAAGCTGAGTTTAGAAGATGATTTTCAGGCGAGAAATAAACTTGATGAAATAACCCTTTTAACACTTTTCTCTTGGAGTGAAACCTATTTTTTAGATGTTTTCCAAGGGTCTCCGATAAGACGAATAGGTTTTCAAAGTTGGCAACGCAATATTGCCGTAGCATTAGGCAATGCCCCTTGGGATACTGAAATTGTTCAGGCGTTGGAAGATAAGTTACCCCTTTCTTCCGAATTAGTTGCTGAGCATATTCATTGGGCTATAGCACAGCAAAACCTAAGAAAACCAGATAAAGACGTTATGAATAAAAGCCCGATTGAACGACTTAATGCTAGATTAATTCGTTCCGTAGAAAAAGGGCTTCCTAGAGATGCATAA
- the orn gene encoding oligoribonuclease → MTCNNTNLIWLDLEMTGLEPEIDVVLEIATIITDSQLNILAEGPVFAIHQADDVLDNMSEWCIEHHGQSGLTKRCRESDVSLAEATAQTIAFVQQYVPKGVSPMCGNSIGQDRRFINKYMIEFEDYFHYRNLDVSTVKELARRWKPEVLDKVVKTGAHLALDDIRESIAELKVYQEHFFKI, encoded by the coding sequence ATGACGTGTAACAATACCAATTTAATTTGGCTTGATTTAGAAATGACTGGGTTAGAGCCTGAAATTGATGTAGTACTAGAAATTGCTACTATTATTACCGATAGTCAGTTAAATATTTTAGCTGAAGGGCCTGTTTTTGCCATTCATCAAGCAGATGATGTTTTAGATAATATGAGTGAATGGTGTATTGAGCATCATGGTCAGTCAGGCTTAACTAAACGTTGTCGTGAGAGTGACGTGAGTTTGGCTGAAGCTACTGCTCAAACTATTGCCTTTGTTCAACAATACGTACCTAAAGGTGTTTCACCTATGTGTGGTAATAGTATTGGACAAGATAGACGCTTTATTAATAAATATATGATTGAATTTGAAGATTATTTTCATTATCGCAATCTGGATGTAAGTACTGTAAAAGAGCTTGCACGTCGCTGGAAGCCTGAAGTATTGGATAAAGTAGTAAAAACAGGGGCACACTTAGCTTTAGACGATATTAGGGAATCTATCGCAGAGTTAAAAGTCTACCAAGAACACTTTTTCAAGATTTAA
- the rsgA gene encoding small ribosomal subunit biogenesis GTPase RsgA, which yields MAKKKLTNGQQRRIKANHDKKLHTKVSASGGKVQWEDEELGATQQGIVISRFGQHADVEGADGSIYRCNLRRSIKTLVCGDKVLWRLGKETQHSICGIIEAVHERDTVLSRPDVYDGVKPIAANISQILIVSSVLPAFNSDIIDRYLVAAEQTGITPVIVLNKIDLLSELSQNEQDEIEQQLQIYREIGYQILYGSSQTNEGISEIKTQLSQHISIFVGQSGVGKSTLVNALMPELGVVTQEVSQNSGLGQHTTTVARLYHFEEGGDLIDSPGIREFGLWHLTPDQVFNGFKEFEQFQGLCKFRDCKHKNDPGCALTAAAEDKIHPKRLASFTRIIASLGDNKLTSRFND from the coding sequence GTGGCTAAGAAAAAATTAACTAATGGTCAGCAAAGACGCATTAAAGCTAATCACGACAAAAAATTGCACACTAAAGTAAGCGCTAGTGGCGGTAAAGTTCAGTGGGAAGATGAGGAGCTAGGCGCTACTCAACAAGGTATTGTGATCAGTAGATTTGGTCAACATGCTGATGTAGAGGGTGCTGATGGTTCAATATATCGATGTAACTTACGCCGTTCTATTAAAACTTTAGTCTGTGGCGATAAAGTACTTTGGCGTTTAGGCAAAGAAACTCAACATAGCATTTGTGGCATTATTGAAGCCGTACATGAACGTGATACGGTACTAAGTAGGCCTGATGTTTATGATGGCGTAAAACCTATTGCAGCTAATATTAGCCAAATTTTAATTGTTTCTTCCGTATTACCCGCGTTTAACAGTGACATTATTGATCGCTACTTAGTTGCTGCTGAACAAACGGGCATAACGCCAGTGATTGTCTTAAACAAAATTGATCTACTTAGCGAGTTAAGCCAAAACGAGCAAGATGAAATTGAACAACAATTACAAATCTATAGAGAAATAGGCTATCAGATACTTTATGGTAGCAGTCAAACTAATGAAGGTATTAGCGAAATAAAAACTCAGCTAAGCCAACATATTAGTATTTTTGTAGGTCAGTCAGGTGTTGGAAAATCAACATTAGTGAATGCTTTAATGCCAGAGCTTGGCGTAGTTACTCAAGAGGTTTCACAAAACTCGGGGTTAGGGCAACATACAACAACCGTCGCTCGTTTATATCATTTTGAAGAAGGTGGTGACTTAATTGACTCCCCTGGTATTCGAGAGTTTGGCCTATGGCATTTAACACCTGATCAAGTATTTAACGGCTTTAAAGAGTTTGAGCAATTTCAAGGGTTATGTAAATTCCGAGATTGTAAACATAAAAATGATCCTGGCTGTGCATTAACCGCAGCTGCCGAGGATAAAATTCACCCTAAACGACTTGCTAGCTTTACCCGTATCATTGCGAGTTTAGGTGACAACAAATTAACTTCACGGTTTAATGATTAG
- the asd gene encoding archaetidylserine decarboxylase (Phosphatidylserine decarboxylase is synthesized as a single chain precursor. Generation of the pyruvoyl active site from a Ser is coupled to cleavage of a Gly-Ser bond between the larger (beta) and smaller (alpha chains). It is an integral membrane protein.), with amino-acid sequence MPKHAISRLVGKLAAAKMGWLTTKLIDMFIKAYKINMNEAKFKNAKDFATFNDFFTRELEEGARTIDSDSSTLCYPVDGAISQQGDIVEGRLIQAKGFNYSLTSLLGGDARTAAPFQKGKFSCIYLAPKDYHRIHMPMAATLREMIYVPGELFSVNPLTANNVPDLFARNERVVTIFDTEHGSFAMVLVGATIVASIETTWAGTITPPAGQDIFRWQYPAKGIDAITFEKGDEMGRFKLGSTVVSTFAPNMVEFAANAGPETVTKLGEHYADLIEKSDD; translated from the coding sequence ATGCCTAAGCATGCTATTTCTCGTTTAGTCGGAAAACTAGCTGCTGCTAAGATGGGTTGGTTAACCACTAAACTCATTGATATGTTCATCAAGGCATACAAGATCAATATGAACGAAGCAAAATTCAAAAATGCAAAAGATTTTGCCACCTTTAATGACTTTTTCACTCGTGAATTAGAAGAAGGTGCCCGTACTATTGATTCAGATTCGAGTACTTTATGTTACCCCGTTGATGGCGCAATATCTCAGCAAGGAGATATTGTTGAAGGAAGATTAATTCAAGCAAAAGGCTTTAATTATAGCCTTACTTCGTTGTTAGGTGGTGACGCAAGAACCGCAGCACCTTTTCAAAAAGGTAAATTCTCTTGTATTTATTTAGCACCAAAAGACTACCATAGAATTCATATGCCTATGGCTGCTACATTACGAGAAATGATTTATGTACCTGGAGAGTTATTTTCAGTCAACCCATTAACCGCGAATAACGTTCCTGATTTATTTGCACGTAATGAGCGTGTAGTAACAATATTTGATACCGAGCATGGTTCATTTGCCATGGTGCTTGTAGGCGCAACTATTGTAGCAAGTATAGAAACAACTTGGGCAGGCACTATTACACCGCCAGCAGGACAAGATATTTTCAGGTGGCAATATCCGGCAAAAGGTATTGATGCAATTACCTTTGAAAAAGGCGATGAAATGGGCCGCTTTAAATTAGGATCTACGGTTGTTAGTACCTTTGCTCCTAATATGGTTGAGTTTGCAGCTAATGCTGGACCTGAAACCGTAACAAAATTAGGTGAGCATTATGCAGATTTGATTGAAAAAAGTGATGACTAA
- a CDS encoding BlaI/MecI/CopY family transcriptional regulator yields MARDRSAVKPTEAELSLLNILWQMGPATVRQIHEEVTETHKTGYTTVLKILQIMHEKSLVIRDETNRAHVYAAANSEIHTQSSLIKDLISKAFGGSTSKLVMRAIDESTSAEDINDIRQLLNSLEKET; encoded by the coding sequence ATGGCACGTGATAGATCCGCAGTGAAGCCAACTGAAGCAGAGTTATCCTTACTCAATATTCTCTGGCAGATGGGGCCCGCTACCGTAAGACAAATTCACGAAGAAGTCACCGAAACACACAAAACAGGCTATACAACAGTACTAAAAATACTACAAATAATGCATGAAAAGTCATTAGTAATTCGTGATGAAACAAATAGAGCACATGTTTATGCTGCCGCAAATAGCGAAATTCACACACAGTCATCGTTAATTAAAGACCTGATAAGTAAAGCATTTGGCGGTTCAACCTCCAAATTAGTGATGCGCGCTATCGATGAATCAACGTCTGCTGAAGATATTAATGATATTCGACAACTTCTAAATTCTTTAGAAAAAGAGACCTAA
- a CDS encoding M56 family metallopeptidase, producing MLDNLFTSPLLTSLALTLLHFLWQGLLVAIVLKSALLIFNNSKPQLRYALSAFAMLVNLLLPIITFIVIYRAELSSSDFLVSSFALNEFIQELEQPDALFSYKELIETLNTLLPYLSVLWLATVTLLASKLLIEISTVNKLPLQGTVEPIDKLQIRFEELAKQIKLKISPRLLISLKVDVPMAIGWLKPVVLLPAAMISGLNNAQLEMLILHELAHIRRHDYFVNFLQTLVEILLFFHPAVSWVSKQMRNEREYCSDDIAVQHCGDAIAYAHTLADTASLCTKIHNNTIPNMAMAASGGDLKQRVIRLVDHHCAPNNNISKWFASATIIFSIVLLSSKQLLTIPLLDIWPNETPWQQTNKNEESKVAINTKKQGSVNTFSDNFYQTATTPQLTNPNNAHGSQTVVDKKIQSTNSTLAPLVPVDMPIEKESDRDVIKRNSLALDALQPSINKSEQSSTQRHNSLNSSPKGTSTKYEEPSKNILTNDSLMVKKAFERSTSANSYQQELIQLRDSSNIAKRFPNNQSINESEHHTVLKNEFSTNIDKRNTSQERSFLSHTIDESKIINKSGTTLNNVNLPKENKVITITPIRRNAKKLKSVNPIYPNLAKRKGIELEVEVNFTIGINGKIKDLQFINQQKVSYFKNSIRSAIKQWRFLPAKVNDKPVESQMSKVFAFSLHR from the coding sequence ATGTTAGATAACTTATTTACTAGCCCATTATTAACCAGTTTAGCACTCACCTTATTGCACTTTTTGTGGCAAGGCTTGCTTGTGGCTATAGTATTAAAGTCTGCATTACTTATTTTCAATAACAGTAAGCCTCAATTGCGTTATGCCTTATCGGCATTCGCTATGTTGGTTAATTTATTACTTCCTATTATTACATTTATTGTTATTTATCGAGCAGAGCTTTCGTCAAGTGACTTCCTTGTTAGTTCTTTTGCACTGAATGAATTTATCCAAGAATTAGAGCAACCTGATGCCCTATTTAGTTATAAGGAATTAATTGAAACCCTTAATACACTACTTCCTTATTTATCTGTTTTATGGCTTGCAACGGTTACCCTATTAGCGAGTAAATTATTAATAGAGATATCTACTGTTAATAAACTTCCGCTACAAGGCACTGTAGAACCAATCGACAAGCTACAAATTCGATTTGAAGAATTAGCAAAACAAATTAAGCTAAAAATATCTCCACGACTGTTAATTTCATTAAAAGTCGACGTTCCTATGGCCATTGGCTGGCTTAAACCTGTTGTTTTATTACCTGCAGCAATGATAAGTGGCTTGAATAACGCACAACTTGAAATGTTGATTTTACATGAGCTGGCCCATATTCGACGTCATGATTACTTCGTCAATTTTTTACAAACATTAGTAGAAATATTATTATTTTTTCATCCTGCGGTATCATGGGTTTCTAAGCAAATGCGTAACGAACGTGAATACTGTAGTGATGACATTGCTGTACAGCATTGTGGTGATGCAATTGCGTATGCACACACATTAGCAGACACCGCATCTTTATGTACTAAAATTCATAACAATACGATACCTAATATGGCAATGGCTGCATCAGGTGGTGATTTAAAACAACGCGTTATTCGTTTGGTTGATCATCACTGTGCTCCCAATAATAACATCAGTAAATGGTTTGCCAGTGCGACCATTATTTTCTCAATAGTCTTACTTTCAAGTAAACAATTACTGACCATTCCACTACTTGATATTTGGCCAAATGAAACGCCTTGGCAACAAACCAATAAAAATGAAGAAAGCAAGGTAGCTATCAACACTAAGAAACAAGGAAGCGTTAATACGTTCAGTGACAATTTTTATCAAACAGCAACAACGCCACAATTAACAAATCCAAATAATGCGCATGGCTCTCAAACGGTAGTAGATAAAAAGATACAATCAACCAATAGTACATTGGCTCCTTTAGTACCAGTAGATATGCCAATAGAAAAAGAATCTGATAGGGATGTTATTAAGCGTAATTCATTGGCATTAGATGCTCTTCAACCTAGTATTAACAAATCTGAGCAATCAAGTACTCAACGACATAACTCACTAAATAGTTCACCAAAAGGTACTTCAACTAAGTATGAAGAGCCAAGTAAGAATATTTTAACTAATGATTCATTAATGGTTAAAAAAGCATTTGAACGCTCAACCTCAGCTAACTCTTACCAACAAGAGTTAATACAACTAAGAGATAGCTCAAATATAGCGAAAAGGTTTCCCAACAATCAATCTATCAACGAATCCGAGCATCACACTGTATTAAAAAATGAGTTTAGTACGAATATAGATAAAAGAAACACATCTCAAGAGAGAAGCTTTTTGAGTCATACTATCGATGAATCAAAAATAATTAATAAATCAGGTACCACATTAAATAATGTTAATTTACCAAAAGAGAATAAAGTTATAACCATTACCCCAATTAGACGTAATGCAAAAAAGCTAAAATCTGTAAACCCTATCTACCCCAACCTAGCAAAACGTAAGGGCATAGAACTTGAAGTAGAAGTAAATTTTACTATCGGTATTAATGGAAAAATTAAAGATCTTCAGTTTATTAATCAACAAAAAGTTAGCTATTTTAAAAACTCAATTCGTTCAGCAATAAAACAATGGCGGTTTCTACCTGCTAAAGTTAATGATAAGCCGGTAGAAAGCCAAATGTCTAAGGTGTTTGCTTTTAGTTTACATCGTTAG
- a CDS encoding Spy/CpxP family protein refolding chaperone, translated as MNITKPMKTIVSISAVCAVLAFTSISNANVSEDSVEAKSHEHHQKSERHHKGRDMMKKMSKYLGLSEEQKTQMKAIRAESKEQDVSLRAEIKQFKEAEKLLLQAEKFDEQTYISLHDSYKETFAQMSLAKAKTKNALFNVLTTEQQVKWASKMEQRKGKMKRKGKNKKSETKSVS; from the coding sequence ATGAATATTACCAAACCAATGAAAACTATTGTTTCTATTTCAGCTGTATGTGCCGTTTTAGCATTTACAAGTATCTCTAACGCTAATGTGTCAGAAGATAGCGTGGAGGCTAAGTCACATGAGCATCATCAAAAGAGTGAACGTCATCATAAGGGTAGAGATATGATGAAAAAAATGAGTAAGTATCTTGGTCTTTCGGAAGAACAAAAAACTCAGATGAAAGCAATAAGAGCGGAATCTAAGGAACAAGATGTTTCATTACGAGCGGAAATAAAGCAATTCAAAGAAGCAGAAAAGTTATTGTTACAAGCTGAAAAGTTTGATGAACAAACTTATATTTCGCTACATGACTCATATAAAGAAACGTTTGCTCAAATGTCTTTAGCTAAAGCAAAAACAAAAAATGCACTGTTTAATGTATTAACGACAGAGCAACAAGTTAAGTGGGCAAGCAAAATGGAACAACGTAAAGGAAAGATGAAAAGAAAAGGAAAAAATAAGAAGTCAGAGACAAAAAGCGTTAGTTAA